The following are encoded in a window of Psychrobacter sp. P11F6 genomic DNA:
- a CDS encoding energy transducer TonB codes for MMPTTTTALKRHLKIRLRLTIISALTKAMLVLSIFSAHIANAEIADLSPAQPVIQFATSDAKWLRQPSFNNRHIRALGGYCDPEEPCKKKRVQMEFLLRVNQEGKVANITVLKSSGSDRIDSGFEKELRRSLFKPFRKDSKTVVGNVTIPIVFEY; via the coding sequence ATGATGCCGACTACTACTACCGCGCTTAAAAGACACTTAAAAATACGCCTTCGATTAACTATCATTTCTGCGCTGACAAAGGCGATGCTAGTACTGAGTATATTTTCGGCACACATTGCAAATGCTGAAATAGCAGACTTATCACCAGCGCAACCTGTCATCCAGTTTGCGACTTCTGATGCGAAGTGGTTACGTCAGCCAAGTTTTAACAATCGCCACATTCGTGCTTTAGGGGGTTATTGCGATCCGGAAGAACCTTGCAAAAAGAAGCGTGTTCAAATGGAATTCTTATTAAGGGTAAATCAAGAAGGCAAAGTCGCCAATATTACCGTATTAAAGAGTAGCGGTTCCGATAGAATTGATAGTGGATTTGAAAAAGAACTACGTCGTTCTCTTTTTAAACCATTTAGAAAAGATAGTAAGACAGTAGTAGGTAATGTCACCATCCCAATAGTCTTTGAGTATTAA
- a CDS encoding biotin--[acetyl-CoA-carboxylase] ligase: MPPFSNFSDDSLALHHLPQLNHRHLVSSASTNSELIADVQHGTLNAAQMHLLTAETQSAGRGQHGRSWQSPRGNVYLSLYHPVHLPISGLLSLIIGVELAKMPVIQILNEQLRTQGLTPIGVKWANDLGFYQPPSDSVLNEPKLAAQTLPFNKLAGILIEPVTQTGKLVGVVMGVGLNVQATPKLTAQTCEGMSYQAISLQDIYEKLKPETDIVSLPSLKILYQQMSKALLAAMTRFEHLGLEKPTGQSYNLDSFLKQFDSMDALAGLRLHVTQEHNGKTDSITGYACGLDTHGCLQLRQDNGKISALFTGRIDVIDKA; the protein is encoded by the coding sequence ATGCCGCCATTTTCCAATTTTTCTGACGACTCATTAGCGCTTCATCATTTACCACAGCTGAACCATCGCCACCTTGTCAGCAGTGCCTCTACCAATAGCGAGCTGATAGCAGACGTGCAACATGGCACGTTAAATGCTGCGCAGATGCATTTACTGACCGCTGAAACCCAAAGCGCAGGTCGTGGACAACACGGGCGCTCGTGGCAATCACCACGCGGCAATGTCTATCTGTCGTTATATCATCCTGTTCATCTGCCGATTAGCGGTTTACTGTCATTAATCATCGGTGTTGAACTGGCAAAAATGCCCGTTATTCAAATATTAAATGAGCAATTGCGCACGCAAGGATTGACGCCAATCGGCGTGAAGTGGGCAAATGATTTGGGCTTTTATCAACCACCATCTGACTCAGTGTTAAATGAGCCTAAACTGGCAGCACAGACCCTACCCTTTAATAAACTTGCGGGTATTTTAATAGAACCTGTTACCCAAACGGGCAAATTGGTCGGCGTGGTGATGGGCGTAGGACTTAATGTACAGGCAACGCCCAAACTCACTGCGCAAACCTGTGAAGGCATGAGTTATCAGGCGATTAGCCTACAGGATATTTATGAGAAGCTAAAACCAGAGACAGATATTGTGAGCCTACCAAGCCTAAAAATACTGTACCAACAAATGAGTAAAGCACTGCTAGCCGCGATGACTCGCTTTGAGCACCTAGGATTAGAGAAGCCCACTGGTCAAAGCTATAATTTGGACAGCTTTTTAAAACAGTTTGATTCGATGGATGCACTGGCAGGATTACGCTTGCACGTTACTCAAGAGCATAACGGTAAAACAGATAGCATCACAGGTTATGCTTGTGGTCTTGATACACATGGATGTTTGCAATTGCGTCAAGATAACGGTAAGATTTCTGCGCTTTTTACCGGACGCATCGACGTTATTGATAAGGCTTAA
- a CDS encoding DUF4298 domain-containing protein, with product MPNYNPQELQQKYEQWCKLHRQQLEAQQQFLQAEALQNELKDYYLNLQWMTDRETDLPIEHSGDEYSIFSEDALWSMLSDHDELARKWMRLGLDAIDRK from the coding sequence ATGCCTAACTATAATCCGCAAGAACTACAGCAAAAATACGAGCAATGGTGCAAACTGCATCGCCAGCAACTCGAAGCGCAGCAGCAGTTTTTGCAAGCTGAAGCATTGCAAAATGAGTTGAAAGATTATTATCTCAATCTGCAATGGATGACAGATCGTGAAACGGATCTGCCAATTGAACATTCAGGTGATGAATACTCTATCTTTAGTGAAGATGCGCTATGGAGTATGCTCAGCGACCATGATGAGCTAGCAAGAAAATGGATGCGTTTGGGGCTGGATGCGATTGATAGGAAATAA
- a CDS encoding STM4504/CBY_0614 family protein translates to MAIVDLFHKRQKKLRGEYPDVYQYDELPDKLKVQMVHLWDETIKADYSGGGWNPSSLNREHLKKCYKSLCKEIGVFKLNEEDSDNEIYITYFESISNYFLSEDNTEQALSVIELMMQTISSFAREYRYKVSINVDESINELNQRFREHGVGYQYENGQIIRVDSEFIHAEAVKPALQLLSNPIYKGAQEEFLKAHEHYRHGRYDSALTDCLKAFESTMKIIIHKRSWVCDKNAASKKLIDCCLANELIPKFWTDQFNSLSNILTSSIGTPRNKLSGHGKGNDDIEVPEHLIQYVLHMTASTIVFLIKADESMK, encoded by the coding sequence ATGGCTATTGTTGATTTATTTCATAAAAGGCAGAAGAAGCTCCGAGGTGAGTATCCTGATGTTTATCAATACGATGAATTACCAGATAAACTAAAAGTCCAAATGGTTCACTTATGGGATGAAACAATAAAAGCGGACTATTCAGGCGGTGGTTGGAATCCTAGCAGCTTAAATCGTGAACATTTGAAAAAATGCTACAAGAGTCTATGCAAAGAAATAGGTGTATTTAAACTAAATGAAGAAGATAGCGATAATGAAATTTATATCACCTACTTTGAAAGTATTTCTAACTATTTTTTAAGTGAAGACAATACTGAACAAGCTCTAAGTGTTATAGAGTTGATGATGCAAACTATTTCAAGCTTCGCTAGAGAATATAGGTATAAAGTTTCTATAAACGTTGATGAATCTATCAATGAATTGAACCAACGTTTTCGTGAGCATGGCGTAGGTTATCAATACGAGAATGGTCAAATTATTAGAGTCGATTCTGAGTTTATTCATGCTGAAGCAGTTAAGCCAGCTTTACAGTTACTAAGTAATCCAATATATAAAGGTGCACAAGAAGAATTTTTAAAGGCTCACGAACATTATCGTCATGGTCGTTACGATTCAGCACTAACAGATTGTCTTAAAGCTTTTGAAAGTACCATGAAAATCATAATCCACAAGAGAAGTTGGGTATGTGATAAAAATGCAGCTTCAAAGAAGCTTATTGATTGTTGCTTAGCTAATGAATTGATACCAAAGTTCTGGACAGATCAATTTAATTCATTAAGCAATATACTTACTTCGAGTATAGGTACACCTCGAAACAAATTGAGTGGTCATGGTAAAGGTAATGATGACATAGAAGTTCCTGAACACCTTATTCAGTATGTGCTACACATGACAGCCTCTACCATTGTATTTTTAATCAAAGCAGATGAAAGCATGAAATGA
- a CDS encoding pantothenate kinase has product MLWLDLGNTRLKYWLTDDIGQIVAHDAKQHLQAPAELLMGLTDRFERYAPDFIGISSVLGDDLNVKVSETLGRLNIPFEFVHVDAAHALMKSAYNDKQLGCDRWLQMLGAVDKKKRQCVIGCGTAVTIDLIDHAEHLGGYIFPSIYLQRESLFSGTKQITISNGTFDSVGQGMTTQDAVHRGILLSIVGAINEISHRHPNFEVIMTGGDAAIISQHVNRPVRLRDDLLLNGLARYFDHTKQS; this is encoded by the coding sequence ATGCTCTGGTTAGATCTTGGCAACACCCGTCTAAAATACTGGCTCACCGATGATATCGGACAAATAGTCGCGCATGATGCCAAACAACATTTGCAAGCGCCTGCCGAACTACTGATGGGTTTGACCGATCGCTTCGAGCGTTACGCACCTGATTTTATTGGTATCTCATCGGTACTGGGCGACGATTTGAATGTTAAAGTGTCAGAGACATTAGGTCGTCTGAATATTCCGTTTGAGTTTGTCCATGTCGATGCGGCGCACGCTTTGATGAAGAGTGCTTATAATGACAAACAGCTCGGTTGTGATCGTTGGCTACAGATGCTCGGCGCCGTGGATAAGAAGAAACGCCAGTGCGTGATTGGCTGTGGTACAGCAGTGACCATAGACTTAATTGACCATGCTGAGCATTTGGGTGGTTATATTTTCCCCAGTATTTATCTGCAACGCGAGTCACTATTTTCAGGCACCAAGCAAATTACTATCTCTAACGGCACCTTTGATAGTGTCGGTCAAGGCATGACCACACAAGACGCGGTACATCGTGGTATCTTGCTCTCTATTGTCGGTGCCATCAATGAGATTAGCCATCGCCATCCCAACTTTGAAGTCATCATGACGGGTGGCGATGCAGCGATTATCTCGCAGCATGTTAACCGTCCAGTGCGGCTGCGTGATGATTTATTGTTAAATGGCTTGGCACGCTATTTTGATCATACCAAACAGTCGTAA
- a CDS encoding sulfite exporter TauE/SafE family protein — protein MLYVWFVIAGAFAGVSAGLFGVGGGMIIVPALVWIFTAYDFSPEVVTHLAIGTSLATIVVTSISSMTAHNKRGGVRWEVWRKMALGLVIGSLVGAGIADMIDGKVLQAIIGVGALLVALKMLFLSNKEQLGKPLPSTGVQFGAGTGIGMASSIFGIGGGSLTVPFLNWAGLPMKQSVGTSAACGLPIALAGAAGFAWFGQDVVNLPEGTIGFVHITGFLCISVASFAMAKVGAKLAHQLPALTLKRAFGVLLLFAGGQLLLSGIGVI, from the coding sequence ATGTTATATGTATGGTTTGTGATTGCAGGGGCATTTGCGGGTGTCAGTGCTGGTCTATTTGGCGTTGGCGGCGGCATGATTATCGTACCAGCATTGGTATGGATTTTTACCGCTTATGATTTTTCACCAGAAGTGGTGACCCATTTGGCGATTGGTACATCACTGGCGACCATCGTTGTGACTTCGATCAGCTCAATGACTGCGCACAATAAGCGCGGCGGCGTGCGTTGGGAAGTGTGGCGCAAAATGGCACTCGGCTTGGTCATCGGTAGTTTGGTGGGAGCAGGTATCGCTGATATGATTGATGGAAAAGTATTGCAAGCCATCATCGGTGTCGGCGCGTTATTGGTTGCTTTAAAAATGCTGTTTTTGTCCAATAAAGAGCAGCTGGGTAAACCGCTACCGTCAACTGGCGTACAGTTCGGCGCGGGTACAGGGATTGGCATGGCGTCGTCTATTTTTGGTATTGGCGGTGGCAGCTTAACCGTGCCGTTTTTGAATTGGGCAGGGTTACCGATGAAGCAGTCGGTCGGCACGTCTGCCGCTTGTGGATTGCCGATTGCATTGGCTGGTGCGGCAGGGTTTGCATGGTTCGGGCAAGATGTGGTCAACCTACCTGAGGGCACGATAGGCTTTGTGCATATTACGGGTTTTTTATGTATTTCCGTCGCTAGCTTTGCGATGGCAAAAGTCGGTGCCAAGCTTGCGCACCAGTTGCCTGCGCTGACGCTTAAGCGTGCCTTTGGGGTGTTGTTATTGTTTGCAGGCGGGCAGCTATTGTTAAGTGGGATTGGGGTGATTTAG
- a CDS encoding isovaleryl-CoA dehydrogenase — translation MSLPGLNFQLGEDIDALRDVVQQFAANEIAPRASEIDSSDEFPMDLWQKMGDIGLHGITVPEEYGGSNMGYVAHMVAMEEISRASASVALSYGAHSNLCINQIKRNGSEAQKQKYLPKLVSGEFIGALAMSETGAGSDVVSMKLKAEEKDGSYVLNGSKMWITNGPDANVMVVYAKTNPEMGAKGMTAFIVEKGMEGFGTAQKLDKLGMRGSHTGEMTFNNVKVPSENILGGLNEGVKVLMSGLDYERAVLAAGPIGIMQAVMDNVVPYIHDRKQFGQAIGEFQLIQGKVADMYTILQAGRSFLYTVGKNLDMLDARGAGHSREVRKDCASVILWCAEKATWMAGEGIQIFGGNGYTNEYPLGRYWRDAKLYEIGAGTSEIRRMLIGRELFNETK, via the coding sequence ATGAGTTTACCTGGATTGAATTTTCAGCTTGGCGAAGATATCGACGCCCTACGTGATGTCGTGCAGCAGTTTGCGGCAAATGAAATCGCACCACGTGCAAGCGAAATTGACAGTAGCGATGAGTTCCCAATGGATCTATGGCAAAAGATGGGTGACATCGGTCTACATGGTATTACCGTTCCTGAAGAGTACGGCGGCTCTAATATGGGCTACGTCGCACATATGGTTGCAATGGAAGAAATCAGCCGTGCTTCAGCATCGGTCGCGCTAAGCTATGGTGCGCACTCAAACCTATGTATCAACCAAATCAAACGCAATGGTAGTGAAGCACAAAAACAAAAGTATTTGCCAAAGCTGGTCAGCGGTGAGTTCATCGGTGCCTTGGCAATGAGTGAGACGGGTGCTGGCTCAGATGTCGTCAGCATGAAGCTCAAAGCTGAAGAAAAAGATGGTAGCTATGTGTTAAACGGCAGCAAAATGTGGATTACTAACGGCCCTGATGCGAATGTGATGGTGGTCTATGCCAAGACCAATCCTGAAATGGGTGCCAAAGGTATGACGGCCTTTATCGTTGAAAAAGGTATGGAAGGCTTTGGTACCGCGCAAAAGCTCGATAAGCTCGGCATGCGCGGTAGCCATACTGGTGAGATGACTTTTAACAATGTAAAAGTACCAAGCGAAAATATCTTGGGCGGTCTCAATGAAGGCGTTAAGGTACTGATGAGCGGACTAGATTATGAGCGTGCGGTATTAGCAGCTGGTCCTATCGGTATCATGCAAGCAGTGATGGATAATGTCGTGCCTTATATTCATGATCGTAAGCAATTTGGTCAAGCGATCGGTGAGTTTCAGCTTATCCAAGGTAAAGTCGCAGACATGTATACGATATTGCAAGCAGGTCGCAGCTTCTTGTACACCGTCGGCAAAAATCTCGATATGTTGGACGCGCGCGGTGCTGGTCATAGTCGAGAAGTGCGTAAAGACTGTGCTAGTGTGATTCTATGGTGTGCCGAAAAGGCTACGTGGATGGCAGGTGAGGGCATCCAAATATTTGGCGGTAATGGCTATACCAACGAGTATCCACTTGGTCGCTACTGGCGTGATGCCAAGCTATATGAGATTGGAGCGGGTACCAGTGAGATTCGTCGTATGCTTATCGGTCGTGAGCTGTTTAATGAGACTAAATAA